TGCCTGTATGACCTCTTCCTCATGTGTCAACCCATCATTGACTTATATGGCCCTTACGGCAAGAGCGGCAGATCATGCAGTATCCGAATTGAAAAAATTTAATATCTAAGAACATGGATAGAAGAAAAGCACTTAAGAAAGCGGGCCTATTGGCAGGGGCAACGATTGCGATGCCCTCTCTTTTTTCCCTTTTACAATCTTGTAAAAATGAAACAAGGCTGGATTGGCAACCTGAGTTCTTTACCGAGGACGAAGCCAAGACCATTTCCGCTTTAATAGATACTATTTTACCAACTACCGATACCCCTGGTGGATTGGATGTAAAGGCCGATATGTTCATAGACAAAGTTGTTGCCCAAACGTATGATGCCGAAGGACAACAAAATATGCGCAATGCGATTGCCGAGTTTAATGCTTCCTGTAAGGGAAAATATGGAGCTATTTTTCCGGAACTAAGTGATGCCGACAAAACGGCCGTGCTGAAAGAGGCAGAAGCGAGCTCTCCAAAGTTCAATCCCGGTGTTTGGGGAACTACGGTTGGGGACCAACAACCAGTAGGATTTTACAGATCTTTGAAATCCATGGCTATTTGGGCTTATTTTACATCTGAGGAAATGGGCGAGAATGTATTGAGCTATGACCCCATTCCAGGAACGTTTGAG
Above is a window of Maribacter algicola DNA encoding:
- a CDS encoding gluconate 2-dehydrogenase subunit 3 family protein; this translates as MDRRKALKKAGLLAGATIAMPSLFSLLQSCKNETRLDWQPEFFTEDEAKTISALIDTILPTTDTPGGLDVKADMFIDKVVAQTYDAEGQQNMRNAIAEFNASCKGKYGAIFPELSDADKTAVLKEAEASSPKFNPGVWGTTVGDQQPVGFYRSLKSMAIWAYFTSEEMGENVLSYDPIPGTFEPCKPLSEVGNRWSL